The genomic region ACATCTTCAGTTTTCAAGGAGAGTTCTACTTTTCCGTCTTTTGTTTTTCCAATGATTTTTCCTTCGAGTTCTTGACCAACTTTTAAAAAGTCAGAAATGTTTTTTACATAGTCATTTGAAATCTTTGAAATGTGAATAAAACCCTCTTCACCAGATTCTAGTGTAACAAATGCTCCGAATTTTTTAATGTCTTTCACCGTTACTTTCACAGTTTCGCCAAATGCCATACTTTTAGCCACAAATACTACCTCCATAAAATAATTTATATATAACAATATGGGAGGTTATCCTCCCACTTATGAGTTGAGAAATTTTGCGTATTTGTTCTTGAATTTTTGAACTCTACCTTCTGTATCGATAATTTGAGAACTTGTTTCACCCAAATAGAATGGATGACATTTTGAACAAACATCAACACGGAAATTGTCTTCTGTGCTGTAAAGTTGGTGTTCAGCACCGCATGCGCACTTTACAGTGATAAGTTTCATTTCTGGGTGTATTCCTTTTTTCATGTTATTCACCTCTATATTATAATATTTTTGTCTGACAAATTATAACATATTCTCTTTTCTTAGTCAAGAAAGAATTTATATTTTAATAAACAATTATATTAAAATTTAATTATTAGAAATGGTAATAACCAAAATTTCAGGAGACGAAAAAAGACGAATATTAAACCATGCACCGAGTCCGCGGTTTATATACATCAATTTATTATTACTAAATTTTTTTTCTCCACGCAAATAAAATGCATATTTTTTTAAAAATAATTTGGTTATAAAAGGAATATAAACCTGACCACCATGAGTATGTCCTGCTAGAATAAGGTTTGCTTGATCAAAAGCTTCTTTGTTATAAAATATTGTATCAGGGATATGTTCCATTACTATTGTATAACTTGCGCTTGTTGTATCAGTATAAGATAATTTTTTATAAATTGGTAATCCAATGAGTTTTAATGTGAAATTACCATAATATAAACTTATAGAATTATCGTTTATTAAGTGTATATTGTTAGTATTGTATACATCATTTACCATGTTTAAATTGTAATAGTCCCAATTTCCATAAACTGCGTATACTGGAGCAATTTCACTTAATTTTTTAAAAAACTTATTTAAACTGTTTTTATCAGTATTTTTTATAATAGAATCTCCTGTATAAAGGATTAAATCGGGTTTTTCTTTTTTTATTTCATTTAATATTTTTTCATGAAAAAAAATATATTTATATATATGTAAATCAGTAATATCAATGATTTTTATTGGTGTTTTAATATCTTTCTTAATGTTTAAATAGCTTTTTTTTATCGAAAAAGGTTCGATAAAAAAAGCATAAATAGCAATTAAAAAAATTATAAATATAGTTCTTGTAAAAAATTTCATATAATCACCTTTCTAAACAGATGTTTAAATTTTTTAAAATAATTATGAATATTTAATTCTTATTTCATATTATAACAGATTACTATAAGTTATAACATTTATTATTTTATGTTAAAAATGATAAAATGAAATTACGATCATATTAAAGATAGGGAGGAGATACCCATGGAGACAGTGGCCATTTTAAAATTAAAGGATGAAAAGATTGAGATAAATACAAATACAGTTTTTCCAGTAATTTTATCAGATGTTATGTATGAAGGTGACCTTGATTTGATGATGGCAGATTTAAAAAATAAGGCAAAACTGATAAGTGAAGCAAAAAAGATAAAAACTATTTCGGAACATATTTCTGGAATTTCTTCTAATTTTGTTACAAAACCTTTTATATTTTCCGAATTTCTTTCCTACTTAAGAGAGTTTGATTTAAAACCTTCCGATTTTAACCATGCCACATTAAATGAATTATATGATATAATACTGGATTATGCCGATCATCATAATTTTGATGAATTAAAAGAAATAGTTAAATTTATGATAGAAATAGATCCAAATTATACGCCAGCATATGAAATACTTGGCTCTGTGTTGGTGGAAGAAGGAAATTTAGAGGTGGGGAAAAAGTATTTAGAATTAGCTGTTAAACAAGATCCATGGAATGTTGCAGCATTATCAGAATTGGGTGAAACATATTTTAATCTTGGTGAGTTTGAAAAAGCTGCAGAAATTTGGTTAAAAGAAGTTGAGCTGATGCCTGAAAATACGGTTACATACTTTATGATAGCCGATGCGTATAGGCAATCAAAGAACTTTGAAAAATCAGCAAGAATCCTAGAAAAGTTTTTAAATAAATATCCAAAGAGTATTTTAGCGAAATATGAATTAACAGAGATTTATAAAAAATTAGATAGAAACTTAGAAGCAGAAGAATTAAAAGAAGAGATAGCAAATTCACAACCTGAATATGTAAGTGATGTTGAAATATGGGCAAAAATAATGTTTCAAAATAGGAAATATGAAAAGGTTGAAAAGTTCATAAGTAAATTTTTGGATAAAAATAAAGAGTATGAACATTTTAGGATATTATTGACAATTCCGCTTTTGAAATCTGGCAAAAAAGAAGAGGCAAGATTAATGATTAGAGAAGTTAAAGAAAAATTTCCATGGTATTATTACGGAATGAAAAATATTTTAGATGAAATATTAGATGAAGATGAAAAAGATACACTTATTGATTAAAGAAGATTTTGATTTAATAAGAAAAGCATTTATGAAAAATAAAAAAATTATGCTCCCGATATTTTCGGGAGTTATTTTTGCTATAATTATGGGTAAAGTGGATATTATTATAATATTATTAGCCTGCATAGCATTTGTTGATTTTAATACGTTATATATTCCAGATATTTTTAATTATTTAATTATATTGATTGGTTTAATGAAATTTAATAGTTATTTTATACTTCTGGGGATATTTCTTATATCATTTTTATTTTACTATGCCAGGAGAGATGCATTAGGTTATGGTGATATAAAACTTATATTTGGATTATCATTGAATTATGGTTTTAATGTATTTTTTATAATTATTTTTTCTGTTTTGATATCATACCTGTTTGAAAAAAAAGGTAAAATTGCATTTGGCTATTATTTATTCTGGGGAACGATTATTGAAAAGATTTGGTTTTTCAATTTCAATCCATTCACCTTCTTTTAGATTGTCAGGAAGTTGAAGACTTCCTATGGCTATTCTTTTTAAATCAATAACTTCAAGGTTTACAGCTTTCATCATTCTTTTTATTTGATGAAATTTACCTTCCGAAATTTTTATTACAATAATATTCCCCTTTACTTTTTCTACAATTGCAGGTTTTGTTTTAAAATCTTTTAACTGAATACCGATTTCTAATTTTTTAATCTTTTCTTTTGTAATGTTGCCATCCACTTTAACTTCATATGTTTTATATATATTTTTCTTTGGTGAAATGATTTTATGAATTAATTCTCCATCATTAGTTAAAAACAATAATCCATGAGCATCTTTATCTAATCTTCCAGCAATACTCAATTCATCTTTATATTTATGATCTATTAGTTGTAAAACATATTTATCTTTCGAATCATATGTGGAAGATAGGTACCCAACTGGTTTATTAATAATAATATATATTAGTTTATGTCCTTCTATTTTTTTATCTTTAAATTCAACAATGTCATGTTTAGTAACTTTAAAATCGACTTTTTTTATAATATTACCATTTACTTTTATTAATCCGTTTTTTATCAATTTTTTTACTTCGTTTCTTGAACCTATTTTTGCATTGGCTAAAAATTTATCCAATCTCTCCATTACAATCTTCCTTTTATTATATAGGAATAAACATCTTCCAAAGATATTTTCATATTTCTGTATGAGCATTTTATATTATATTTTTTTGTAAGTTCTTCAAAATGTTCAATTTTTAATTGAGTTTCTATTATGGCTGTTGTTGAAGAAATGATTTTTAGTCCTGATATTATTTTTTCATCTTTTAAAGCTTCTAAATTAGAAAGATATTCAGGACTTTCTAATTCAACTTCTATTATAGACAACTCATTTTCAAATTTTTTCATAATATTTATCATTTTATCCTGAGCAATAATTTTTCCATCAACCAATATGGCGATTTCTGAAGCGATTTGTTCGACTTCCCACATATAATGCGAGGAAATAAGAATAGTTTTTTCATTTTTTAGATTTTGATCTAATATATATTCTCGTATAAATCTGGATGTTTCTACATCTATGGCAATTGTTGGTTCATCTAATAATAGTAATTTAGGATTTTTTATAAGAGAACGTGCAATATTCAATTTTTGTTTATTTCCTGAGGAAAGATTTTTAGTTAATCTATGTTTATATTGTGATAATCCAAAATCTTCTAAAAGACTTAGGGCTTTTGATTTTAAATCTTCTTTCACATTACTAATTTTTCCAAATAATATTAAATTTTCGTATGGTGTTAATTCATCTTCTAAAACAGTATAATCTGATACCAAACTGATAAGATTTCTAACCTTGCTCTTTTCTTTTACCACATCAATTCCAAATGCTTTTACTTCACCTGCAGATGGTAGTATCAATGTAGAAATTATTTTCATTAAAGTTGACTTTCCAGCACCATTAGGTCCTAATAATCCAACAATTTTTTTTGCCTCTATTTCAAAATCAATATTATTTAAAGCAATAACATTACCAAATTTTCTAGTAACATTTTTCATTTCAATAGCTTTATTCATAATGCACCTCACATATCATATTTAATACTTTTTCTTATTCTTCTTTCAATATCCCGTTTTGCAATGTCTTCCCTTTTATCATATAGTTTTTTCCCTTTAACTAAAGCAATTTCTACTTTAACAAGACCTTTTTCGTTAAAATACATTTTTAATGGAACAATTGTTAATCCTTTTTCTTTCACTTTTTGATCTAATCTTAAAATTTCATATTTATGCATTAACAATCTTCTAGGTCTTTCTGGGTCGTGATTAAATAATGATGCATTTTTATATTGGCTAATATGAGCATTATATAAATATATTTCACCTTTTTCTATTTTGCAAAATGCATCTTTTAAATTAACTCTACCTTCGCGTAAAGATTTTACTTCTGATCCTCTTAATTCAATTCCAGCTTCGTATTTTTCTAAAATGTGATATTGATATGTAGCATGTTTATTATTAGTTATTATTTTCATTCAAATTCCTCCATTTCAGAAGAGAGTTTTTCTGAAAATTCGCTCTTCCTTTTTATAGCTCTATTAATTCTTTCAGCACGTTTTTTACCTATTCCAGGAACATTAATTAATTCTTCCATGTTTGCTTTCATTAGGGTATCTAAATTTTTAAATGTTTCAACAACATTTCTTACGATAATTGATGGTATTCTTGTGGAATACAATAATCTAAATCCTCTAGGTGAAACAAAAAATTCTTCTAAATCATTTTCCGTTTCAATTTCATAACCCAATTTTTGGGCGATTATTTTCATATTTAAAAAGTCTTCTGTTTTCAATCCATCGAATAAACTTAACGAATCTTGCGGATATTGATAATCCAATAAATTTTTTGAATAATCCATAATTAAAGCGCCAAGGTATCTTGGAGTAATTCTATAAATTTCATTTATTTCAAGTCGTGAGCTTTCTGCAGCTTCACCTAATTCCAATAAATATTTTTCAGCTTTTTCTGCAACTTTTAAAGTCATGAAACCTTTAGATATAGCTTCAACTACATTTGATAATATGACCCTATTTTCCATTTCAGCTATATTAATTTCTGACAATAATTCAAAAAAACTTTGTTTATAACGTTGAGCAACAGCAATTTCCTGATTTAATCTTGGTAGAATTATAATTTCTGGATATAGAACTCTGCTATTATTTCCTTGATATATTGAAACCTGGTTTCTTCTTTTAGATACAGCTATAAGTATTTCATTAGTTTGTTTAGCCATTCTTTCAGCAGTTCTATGACGCATTCCTGTTTGAAAACTTGGAATGTTACTTGATGGGTTTAATTGGGCGTTTGCATATAAAATTTTAGTAGCATCTTTGTTTAAGACAATTGCACCGTCCATTTTGGCTAATTCATATAACCTTTCAGGTTCAAAATCTGTATCTATAATAAAACCGAGTTGGATTAACCCTTTTTCTAAGTGTTCATCGGCATTATCGGTTAAGAATATCAATGCCCCGAGGTTTGCGGAAATTATTAAATCTATGCCTGTTCGCAATTTTTTGCCCGGAGCCAACGAACTGAGTATTTCTGAGAATGTATCTTTCATAATATCACCTCGTTCTATGAAAAGAATTTTTTAACTAAGCTGCTTAAGTTACTAATTTTTAAGGTGTTTGTTGCTGCAATTTTTGAAGTTGGAATAACAATGTTTTCTACACCTAGTTTTTTAGCAAAATCAATTCTTTTTTCCAGATCTCTTATATTTCTAATATTTCCGTCTAAACCGATTTCACCTAAAACAACTATAGATTCATTTGTTGTTATATCAAATAATGATGAAAGTAATGCATAAGCAATAGCAAGATCACTTGAAGTATCAGAAATTTTAAAACCACCAGATGTACTTAAAAAAATATCTTTCGATTCAATAGGTAATCTTAATCTTTTGCTTAAAACAGCTATTATCATGAGTAATCTATCAAGTGGGGCACCTGATGTTACCCGGCGTGGGTTACCATATACTGGTTTGCTCACTAAAGCCTGTATTTCTATAGGAATTAATTTACTTCCTTCTTTAACTATAGTTAAAACATTTCCTGATGCATTTTTATAATCTTTTAAAAAATAATGGGTATATTCAGAAATAGGTTTAAGTCCTTTTTGAGTCATTTCAAACATTAAAATTTCATCTGTCGGCCCATATCTATTTTTTAAAATACGCATCATACGTAATCCAGATGTTTTTTCTAATTCAAATTGCAATACAGCATCCACCATATGTTCCAAAATTTTAGGTCCAGCTATAATACCACCTTTTGTTACATGACCAACTATTATTAAGGTAATTCCTCTTTTTTTACAATATTCTGAAAGATATCTTGTGACTTCTTTTACCTGTAAAACACTTCCAGCGTAAGAAGAAAAATTATCTGATTTAATTGTTTGTATAGAATCAATAATTAAAAAATCTGGTTTTTCTTCAAGATTTTCCAGTAAAGCGACTATTTTTTCCAAGGAATTCTCGAAAACCAACCCTATTTTATTTTTATCCGATTTCACATTAAGTCTTTTAAATCTCTGAAACACCTGTTCTGCAGATTCTTCTCCAGAAACGTATATAACGAAATTTTTTTGACTTACATTTGAAGATATTTGGGTTAAAAAAGTGCTTTTTCCGATTCCCGGTTCTCCTGCTAATAAATATATAGCTCCTTCAACAAATCCTCCATACAAGATTTCATTAAGTTCTTTGAAACCAGTGTTAATCTTTTTTGGTTCTTTTATATTATCGGTTAAAAACAAAATTTCTGATGGGGTTGATTTTACTTTATTATCAAAAATATCCGCGGTGAATTCCACCGCGGTATTCCATTCGTTACATGAAGGGCATTTTGCAAACCATTTGGTGCTTTCATACCCACATTCAGAACATACAAAATAGTTTTGTTTCTTTTTAGACATTATAACACCTTCTGCTTAGGTGAAGCTTTTCTGCCTTTTTTAAAGTGTATTTTATTATTTTTAACATCTATAATTATTTTATCTCCCTCTTTAAATCTGCCTTTTAATATTTCTTCGGATAAAGGATCTTCTAAATGTCTTTGAATAGATCTTTTTAAAGGTCTAGCTCCGAATATAGGATCAAATCCTTTTTCAATGAGAAAATCAATAGCTTCTTCTTTAAATTTTAAATGCAAATCTTTTTCTTTTAACCGTTTTTCAAGATCTTTTAGCTGTATTTTTATGATTTCTTTCATATCATTTTTGGTAAGTGGATGAAATACGACTGTTTCATCTAATCTGTTTAAAAATTCAGGTTTAAAAGCTTTTCTGACTTCTTCCATAACGGATAATTTTATTTCTTTATATTTTTTTTCTTCAGACTCATCATCGACAAATCCCATAGAACGTTTAGTTTTATTTATAGTTTCACTACCTAAATTACTTGTCATAATGATAATAGCATTTCTAAAGTCAACAATTCTTCCCTGTGAATCGGTTAGACGTCCATCGTCCATAATTTGTAATAATATGTTA from Marinitoga aeolica harbors:
- a CDS encoding S1 RNA-binding domain-containing protein, giving the protein MAFGETVKVTVKDIKKFGAFVTLESGEEGFIHISKISNDYVKNISDFLKVGQELEGKIIGKTKDGKVELSLKTEDVQEEKKDDEFEKKLTRFLRDSDRKLSEYSKRLDKKRGGKGKR
- the rpmE gene encoding 50S ribosomal protein L31, with amino-acid sequence MKKGIHPEMKLITVKCACGAEHQLYSTEDNFRVDVCSKCHPFYLGETSSQIIDTEGRVQKFKNKYAKFLNS
- a CDS encoding metallophosphoesterase, producing the protein MKFFTRTIFIIFLIAIYAFFIEPFSIKKSYLNIKKDIKTPIKIIDITDLHIYKYIFFHEKILNEIKKEKPDLILYTGDSIIKNTDKNSLNKFFKKLSEIAPVYAVYGNWDYYNLNMVNDVYNTNNIHLINDNSISLYYGNFTLKLIGLPIYKKLSYTDTTSASYTIVMEHIPDTIFYNKEAFDQANLILAGHTHGGQVYIPFITKLFLKKYAFYLRGEKKFSNNKLMYINRGLGAWFNIRLFSSPEILVITISNN
- a CDS encoding tetratricopeptide repeat protein, with product METVAILKLKDEKIEINTNTVFPVILSDVMYEGDLDLMMADLKNKAKLISEAKKIKTISEHISGISSNFVTKPFIFSEFLSYLREFDLKPSDFNHATLNELYDIILDYADHHNFDELKEIVKFMIEIDPNYTPAYEILGSVLVEEGNLEVGKKYLELAVKQDPWNVAALSELGETYFNLGEFEKAAEIWLKEVELMPENTVTYFMIADAYRQSKNFEKSARILEKFLNKYPKSILAKYELTEIYKKLDRNLEAEELKEEIANSQPEYVSDVEIWAKIMFQNRKYEKVEKFISKFLDKNKEYEHFRILLTIPLLKSGKKEEARLMIREVKEKFPWYYYGMKNILDEILDEDEKDTLID
- a CDS encoding prepilin peptidase, which codes for MKMKKIHLLIKEDFDLIRKAFMKNKKIMLPIFSGVIFAIIMGKVDIIIILLACIAFVDFNTLYIPDIFNYLIILIGLMKFNSYFILLGIFLISFLFYYARRDALGYGDIKLIFGLSLNYGFNVFFIIIFSVLISYLFEKKGKIAFGYYLFWGTIIEKIWFFNFNPFTFF
- a CDS encoding pseudouridine synthase — its product is MERLDKFLANAKIGSRNEVKKLIKNGLIKVNGNIIKKVDFKVTKHDIVEFKDKKIEGHKLIYIIINKPVGYLSSTYDSKDKYVLQLIDHKYKDELSIAGRLDKDAHGLLFLTNDGELIHKIISPKKNIYKTYEVKVDGNITKEKIKKLEIGIQLKDFKTKPAIVEKVKGNIIVIKISEGKFHQIKRMMKAVNLEVIDLKRIAIGSLQLPDNLKEGEWIEIEKPNLFNNRSPE
- a CDS encoding ABC transporter ATP-binding protein, which codes for MNKAIEMKNVTRKFGNVIALNNIDFEIEAKKIVGLLGPNGAGKSTLMKIISTLILPSAGEVKAFGIDVVKEKSKVRNLISLVSDYTVLEDELTPYENLILFGKISNVKEDLKSKALSLLEDFGLSQYKHRLTKNLSSGNKQKLNIARSLIKNPKLLLLDEPTIAIDVETSRFIREYILDQNLKNEKTILISSHYMWEVEQIASEIAILVDGKIIAQDKMINIMKKFENELSIIEVELESPEYLSNLEALKDEKIISGLKIISSTTAIIETQLKIEHFEELTKKYNIKCSYRNMKISLEDVYSYIIKGRL
- the smpB gene encoding SsrA-binding protein SmpB, which translates into the protein MKIITNNKHATYQYHILEKYEAGIELRGSEVKSLREGRVNLKDAFCKIEKGEIYLYNAHISQYKNASLFNHDPERPRRLLMHKYEILRLDQKVKEKGLTIVPLKMYFNEKGLVKVEIALVKGKKLYDKREDIAKRDIERRIRKSIKYDM
- the disA gene encoding DNA integrity scanning diadenylate cyclase DisA, which translates into the protein MKDTFSEILSSLAPGKKLRTGIDLIISANLGALIFLTDNADEHLEKGLIQLGFIIDTDFEPERLYELAKMDGAIVLNKDATKILYANAQLNPSSNIPSFQTGMRHRTAERMAKQTNEILIAVSKRRNQVSIYQGNNSRVLYPEIIILPRLNQEIAVAQRYKQSFFELLSEINIAEMENRVILSNVVEAISKGFMTLKVAEKAEKYLLELGEAAESSRLEINEIYRITPRYLGALIMDYSKNLLDYQYPQDSLSLFDGLKTEDFLNMKIIAQKLGYEIETENDLEEFFVSPRGFRLLYSTRIPSIIVRNVVETFKNLDTLMKANMEELINVPGIGKKRAERINRAIKRKSEFSEKLSSEMEEFE
- the radA gene encoding DNA repair protein RadA, translating into MSKKKQNYFVCSECGYESTKWFAKCPSCNEWNTAVEFTADIFDNKVKSTPSEILFLTDNIKEPKKINTGFKELNEILYGGFVEGAIYLLAGEPGIGKSTFLTQISSNVSQKNFVIYVSGEESAEQVFQRFKRLNVKSDKNKIGLVFENSLEKIVALLENLEEKPDFLIIDSIQTIKSDNFSSYAGSVLQVKEVTRYLSEYCKKRGITLIIVGHVTKGGIIAGPKILEHMVDAVLQFELEKTSGLRMMRILKNRYGPTDEILMFEMTQKGLKPISEYTHYFLKDYKNASGNVLTIVKEGSKLIPIEIQALVSKPVYGNPRRVTSGAPLDRLLMIIAVLSKRLRLPIESKDIFLSTSGGFKISDTSSDLAIAYALLSSLFDITTNESIVVLGEIGLDGNIRNIRDLEKRIDFAKKLGVENIVIPTSKIAATNTLKISNLSSLVKKFFS